From one Culex quinquefasciatus strain JHB chromosome 3, VPISU_Cqui_1.0_pri_paternal, whole genome shotgun sequence genomic stretch:
- the LOC6037140 gene encoding phenoloxidase 1, giving the protein MTSSNDVLALLQRPLEPTFYPKDDGKTVLELPDSYLTDRYRPIGQELQSRFGDNVDVKIPVRDVRQPDIGFALAIPRRAAFSLFIQRHREIASRLIDIFLKLPDISTLIGVGSYVRDRVNVYLFQYAFTVAVQHRPDTTNVNLPSILQLFPDQFVDPSVFPKLREEGKVVMQKDRQVIDIPMNFTASDREDEQRLAYFREDIGVNMHHWHWHLVYPTSGPVEVIDKDRRGELFFYMHQQIIHRYNVERFCNLLGRTKSMHNFREPIPEAYFPKMVRSADARPFAARPQNFTLKDIDRDAEGFKFTITEMEQARDRIYAAIDAGFVEDKSGKRIPLDPKKGIDILSNLVEASDLSINPQLYGNLHIWGHLALSFCHDPDNRYLEQFGIMGDLATAQRDPTFYRWHSFVDDVLVRHKDHLDPYTAQELSFPGITVSGLNVTITRKNAPPNVLLTYWQKSQVDLAAGLDFGPGGNVFASFTHLQHAPFVYNIDVNNSTSRPARGTVRIFIAPKADDRNLALKYDEWRRYVIELDKFAVSLNPGLNKLTRRSDQSTVTVAYNRTFRQIKTAQDIPNKDDLERFRFCGCGWPDHMLLPKGNTQGMAFDLFVMVSDYAGDSIGLEFDEAVNCNDSHSFCGLRDKMYPDNRSMGYPFDRKSPASVQTLQDYLGPNSNMRATDVKIKFTNTVIART; this is encoded by the exons ATGACCAGCAGTAACGACGTTCTGGCACTGCTCCAGCGACCCCTGGAGCCCACCTTCTACCCCAAGGATGACGGAAAAACGGTGCTGGAGCTGCCGGATAGCTACCTCACCGATCGCTACCGTCCGATTGGCCAGGAGCTGCAGAGTCGCTTCGGAGACAACGTGGACGTGAAGATTCCGGTGCGGGACGTTCGTCAACCGGATATCGGATTTGCTCTCGCCATACCTCGGAGGGCGGCCTTCTCGCTGTTCATCCAGAGGCACCGGGAGATCGCTTCCAGGTTGATCGATATCTTCCTGAAGCTACCGGACATTTCAACCCTGATCGGCGTAGGATCGTACGTTCGGGATCGAGTGAACGTGTATCTGTTCCAGTATGCCTTCACGGTGGCCGTACAGCATCGTCCGGACACAACCAACGTGAATCTACCATCGATTTTGCAACTGTTCCCGGATCAGTTCGTTGATCCGTCGGTGTTTCCGAAGCTTCGTGAAGAAGGTAAGGTTGTAATGCAGAAGGACCGTCAAGTGATCGATATTCCGATGAATTTCACCGCTTCGGATCGCGAGGATGAACAGCGGTTGGCGTACTTCCGGGAGGACATCGGCGTCAACATGCACCACTGGCACTGGCATTTGGTTTATCCGACCTCTGGTCCCGTCGAGGTGATCGACAAGGATCGACGTGGAGAGTTGTTCTTCTACATGCACCAGCAGATCATCCATCGGTATAACGTGGAACGATTCTGCAACTTGCTTGGGCGAACGAAGAGCATGCACAACTTCCGAGAGCCTATACCGGAAGCATACTTTCCGAAAATGGTGCGATCGGCGGATGCTAGACCGTTCGCTGCTAGACCGCAGAACTTCACGTTGAAGGATATTGATCGAGACGCCGAAGGGTTCAAGTTTACGATCACAGAAATGGAGCAGGCACGGGATAGGATTTATGCTGCCATTGATGCAGGATTTGTTGAAGAT AAATCTGGAAAAAGGATTCCACTAGACCCTAAGAAGGGCATTGACATTCTGTCTAATTTGGTGGAGGCTTCCGATCTATCCATAAACCCTCAACTGTACGGAAATCTGCACATCTGGGGTCACCTTGCGTTGTCGTTCTGCCATGACCCCGATAATCGCTACCTGGAACAGTTCGGAATTATGGGAGACTTAGCTACAGCGCAACGTGATCCCACGTTCTACCGTTGGCATTCCTTCGTCGACGATGTTCTGGTTCGTCACAAAGACCATCTCGATCCATACACAGCTCAGGAG CTCTCTTTCCCGGGCATCACAGTATCCGGTCTCAACGTCACAATAACGCGCAAGAATGCTCCGCCAAACGTTCTGTTGACATACTGGCAGAAATCGCAGGTTGATTTGGCTGCCGGACTAGATTTTGGGCCGGGAGGAAACGTATTTGCGTCCTTCACCCATCTCCAGCACGCACCGTTCGTGTACAACATCGATGTCAACAACAGCACCTCGCGACCCGCCCGTGGAACCGTTCGGATCTTCATCGCACCGAAGGCTGACGATCGTAACTTGGCGCTGAAGTACGACGAGTGGAGACGATACGTCATCGAGCTGGACAAGTTTGCCGTTTCTT TAAACCCCGGCTTAAACAAGCTAACCCGTCGATCGGACCAATCCACCGTAACGGTTGCGTACAACCGTACCTTCCGACAGATCAAAACCGCGCAGGACATCCCGAACAAGGACGATCTGGAACGGTTCCGCTTCTGCGGCTGTGGATGGCCGGACCATATGCTGCTGCCCAAAGGAAACACCCAAGGCATGGCTTTTGATCTGTTTGTGATGGTTTCCGACTACGCCGGCGATAGCATTGGGCTGGAGTTTGACGA AGCCGTCAACTGCAACGATTCGCACTCGTTCTGTGGGCTGCGGGATAAGATGTACCCGGACAACCGCTCCATGGGATATCCGTTCGATCGCAAGTCGCCGGCGTCGGTGCAAACACTGCAGGACTACCTGGGCCCGAACTCCAACATGCGCGCCACGGATGTGAAGATCAAGTTTACCAATACCGTGATTGCGAGAACTTGA